In Polyangiaceae bacterium, the genomic window CGAAGAGGTCGATGGTGTGGCCCGGCGCACTGACGCAGGCCGCGAGCGCGTCGGCGAGCTCGCCCATGCTCTGGAATCGATCCTCGGGAACGCGCTCGAGGCAGCGCGCGACGACCGCCGCCAGCGCCGGCGGCACGTCGGGACGCACGGCTTCCACCGGCGCCGGCGCCGACGTCGAGTGCTTCAGGAGCACGTCGGCGTAGCCGCCCTCGTGCGGGACCTTTCCGGTCAAGCACTCGTAGAGGGTGACCCCGAGCCCGTACACGTCGGCCCGCTCGTCCACCTCCGGCGACGAGAGCAGGCACTCCGGGGCCATGTACTCCGGCGTCCCGAGCAGCGTGTGCTCACGGGTCAGCTTCTCGGCCGACTTGGGCAGATCGCCGAGCTTGGCGATTCCGAAGTCGAGCAACGTGACCTGCTCGCCAGGTCCGGGGCCGACGAAGACGTTCGACGGCTTCACGTCCCGGTGGATGACGCCGGCGTCGTGGCAACGCCGGAGCGCCTGCGCGAGCGCGACGCCCACCTCGAGCGTGTCCGCCACGCTGAGCTGACCGCGAGCCGCCAGGAGGCCGCTCAGCGTGCGACCTTCGAGCGCTCGGAAGACGATGAACTGACGCCCATCCGCCTCACCGGCGTCGAGCATCTCGACGACGCCAGGGCCGTGCACGCGAGCGAGTGCCTGGATCTCGCGCTCGAAGCGCGCGCGGATCACCGGGCTGCCCTCGCGCGGCACCTTCAACGCGACCTGCATGCCGGTGTAGGCGTGTGTCGCGACGTAGACGTCTGCCCCGCCGCCGCGTGCGAGCAGCCGCTGCAATAGGTAGCGATCGACGCGGCCGCTGGCGTCGAGCGAGCGCGCGCTCGGAGCGGGTTCGACGGCGACGGACTCGATCGAGATGGGGCTCTGCATGACGACGGCCTCCCGGTTGGGTGGGACTCGCATCCGGCACTGCAGGAACCGGGCCCGAACCCCATCGACGCGATTTCCCGGAGCCGAGGCTTGCGCCGGGCAAACCGGCCAGGTCATTATGACCGTCCCTTGGGAGCGGAGACCGAGCAGGCAGTCAGAGTGACCGCGACCGGGCGGCTCGGCTGCGTCTATGTGGTGGAGGACGAGCCGTTGGTGCGGCGCGCCGTCTGCCGGGCCCTGGGAGCCGGGGGATTCACTGTACGGGACTTCGAGACCGCCTCCGAGGCACTGGCAGCCCTGACCGAGCACGCCGACGAGGTGGACGTGCTGATCACCGACGTGCTGATGCCGGGCAAGACCGGGTTCGACCTCCTGACCGAGGCCCACGCCCGCTGGCGCGACATCCCGGTGCTGCTGATGACCGGCCAGGCGACGGTCTCCGCCGCCGTCGAGGCCATGCGCCTGGGCGCGTACGATTACCTGGTCAAGCCCGTCGACCCGCAGAACACGCTGATCCCGGCGGTTCGTCGCGCCATCGAGCACAAGCGCCTGGTCGCTCGAAACCGCTTCCTGGAGAGCCAGCTCCAGGCCTCCCAGCGCGCCCAGGGCCTGGTGGGCGAGTCGGCCGCGATGCGCCAGGTCGGCGCCCACGTCTCGGCGGTCGCACCGGCCGATGTCACCGTGCTCGTCCTGGGTGAAAGCGGGACGGGCAAGGAGCTGGTGGCCCGGGCCGTTCACCAGCAGAGCGACCGCAGCGGCCGCCCCTTCGTGGACGTCAACTGCGCCGCGCTGACGGACTCGCTCCTCGAGAGCGAGCTGTTCGGCCACATGAAGGGCGCGTTCACCGGTGCAACCAGCGCTCGCCGGGGCCTGTTCGAGACCGCCTCGAGCGGCACGCTGTTCATGGACGAGGTGGGCGAGCTCGCGCCGACCACCCAGGCCCGGCTGCTGCGGGTGCTCCAGGAAGGGACGATTCGGCCCGTGGGCTCGAGCGAGTCACGGAAGGTGAACGTCCGCATCATCGCGGCCACCAACCGCGATCTGGCAAAAGAGGTTCGAGGCCGGACGCTTCCGACAGGATCTGTATTACCGCCTGAACGTGTTCAGCATCGAGATCCCGCCGCTGCGCGAGCGTCGCGAGGACATCCCGGCGTTGGTCCAGCACTTCCTCCACAAGCACGGCCAGCGCCTCGGCCGAGGCAAGCCTCACGTCGAGCCCGCGACCCTCGAGGCGCTGACCGCCTACCATTGGCCGGGAAACGTGCGCGAGCTCGAGAACACCGTCGAACGAGCGTTGGTGCTCTGCCGGGGCGACACCATCACGGCCGACCTCTTGCCAGCGACGCTACGCGCGAACGCGGTCAGCCCGGGCCGGCCTGCCAGCGACTCGCTCACTTTGCAGCCGCTGGCCGACGCCCGCGACGAGTTCATGCGGGCCTACCTGGCGCGAGTGCTGGACGTGGCCGCGGGCAACGTCGCCGAGGCCGCCCGCCTGTCGGGCATGGACGCCTCGAACTTCCGCCGCCTGGTCAAGCGCGTGCAGGAAAACCGCGGCGACGACGGCGAAGACTGAGTCAGGCCGCGTTCCCCCACTCGCTGGGCGCGCAGCGCGTGCGCAGGCGGCGGACGGCCTCTTGCCTCAGCTGGCAGACGCGCGCCTCGGTGACCCCCAGACGCTGGCCGATCTCGCGGAGCGTCAGCTCCTCCCCACAGGTGAGATCGACGATGGTCTGAAGGCGCCCGGGCAGCTCCGCCAGCGCGCCACGGAGCCGCTCGGCTTGCCGGACGGCGTCCAGCATCGCGTCCGGGCGGAAGGTCGAGTGCGCGGGACCGTGTGAGTCGACCACCGACAGGCTCACCCGATCGTGACGTGCGGTGCGCCCGCGAGCCTGCGCCAGATCGGCGGTGGAGATGCCGAGCCGGGCCGCGATCTCCTCCGGCTCCGGGCGGCGTCCGAGCTCCTGACCCAGGCCCTTCTCCGCTTCGGCGAGCTGGCGCGCGAGGCGGCGCTGCCCGCGGGTGAGCTGGTCGTTGCCGCGGAGCTCGTCGAGCATCGCGCCCATGGCCCGCTGGAGCGCGTACGCCTCGAACGCGCCCGGATCGCCGACCTCGCCGTGAGCCAGCGCCTGCGACAGACCCAGGTAACCCGCGCCGATCAGGTCGTCGATGTCCACGTGCGGCGGCAGGCGCTTCTTCATGCGCGCGGCCATCTTGCGAACGCGGTCGATCAAGCTGGAGAGGTCGAAGTCGCGGGAGTCGGTCATGCCGGCTGCATCAGCACGCCCTGTGCCAGCGCTGAGCCGCGACATTCCGGCGACTTAGCCGCGGCGCGGGCGGGTCAGCAGGACCGGCGGCGGTCAATCTGACCGTTCCCGGCGAGGGCGGCGACCTCCTGGGCGACGGCTCGGAGGTGCCGGGCCTCGAAGGGCTTGCCCACTTGGCGATTGGGCACGCGCTCCAGGAACAGCCGCGCGGAGGCCGTGAACGCGCCGCCGGTCACGAACACGATCCGGGGCACGATCTCCGGCGCCCGAGCTGACAGCTGCTCGTACAGGTCGATGCCCGTCATGTCGGGCATCATCACGTCCAGGAACACGACGTCGAAGTGCTCGGTGTCGAGCACCTCCAGCGCCTCTCGACCACTCGAGACCCAGCGCACCTGGTTGTGCTTGCCGAGGCAGCGCGCCACGGCCCGGCCGATCAGTGGCTCGTCGTCCACGACCAGCACGCGGAGCGCGTCGTCCAGGGGCTTCAGCGGCGAGATCGTGGAGGTGTGGCTGGCCGGGCTCTCCTCCTCGGCCGCAGGCAAGAGCGAGATGCGCACGGTCGTTCCGGCGCCCAGCTCGCTCTCGACGGCGATGCTGCCGCCCATGGCCTGGACGATGTTGCGGCAGATGGCCAGGCCGAGACCGGTGCCCTGCCCCACCGGCTTGGTGGTGAAGAACGCGTCGAACACCCGGGACAGATCCTTCGGAGCGATGCCGGCGCCGGTGTCCCGGACCTCGACCACCACGCGGCCGTCCTTCGAGAACAGCCGGAGCTCGATCTCGTTGTGGGCGGCGTCCCCGACCGGGATGGCGTCCGCGGCGTTGGTCAGGAGGTTCAAGAACACCTGCCCGAGCTGCGCCTCGCTGGCCCTGACCGCCGGGACGGCAGCGTAGGTCTTGGTCAAGCGCGCCCGGTGGCGCAGCTCGTTCTTGGTCATGTTCACCGCCGCGTCGAGCACCCGCTCGATGGGCACCGCGGCGTCCTGCCGCTGCTCGGGCCGGGAAAAGGCCTTCAGATCCTCGACCACCGCCTCGACGCGACGCGCTCCTTGACGCGCGTCCTGGAGCGCGCCGCGGATCTCGCGCAGGGCCGCGACCATGTCGCACAGCGCTTCGGGACGGGCCGGCGCCTGCTCGTACGCACGGAGCGCCTCCGCCGCCTCGCGCAGGGCGATGTCCACGTTGGCCGAGACGAACGCCATCGGGTTCTTGATCTCGTGGCCCAGCGCAGCGGCCAAGAGGCCGGCGCTGGACATGCGATCGACCTCCATCATGCGGGCCGTGAGCGCTCGATGCTCACCGACGTCGGTTCCGATGATCATGACCGCCGGCGCGCCGTCGAAGAGCACGCGGAGCGACCGGGTCTCGACCAGCGCCAGGCTGCCGTCTGCCTTGATCAAGCGAATGTCGCGCGGACCGGGGTCGTTCAACGAGCGGGCGTCCTCGGGGTGGACCACCGACTCGAGCCGCCTCCCCACCAGCTGCTCGGGCGCGTCGTAGCCCATGATCTTCAGCGCGGCGCGATTCACCCACAGGAACACCCCG contains:
- a CDS encoding sigma-54-dependent Fis family transcriptional regulator; this encodes MGAETEQAVRVTATGRLGCVYVVEDEPLVRRAVCRALGAGGFTVRDFETASEALAALTEHADEVDVLITDVLMPGKTGFDLLTEAHARWRDIPVLLMTGQATVSAAVEAMRLGAYDYLVKPVDPQNTLIPAVRRAIEHKRLVARNRFLESQLQASQRAQGLVGESAAMRQVGAHVSAVAPADVTVLVLGESGTGKELVARAVHQQSDRSGRPFVDVNCAALTDSLLESELFGHMKGAFTGATSARRGLFETASSGTLFMDEVGELAPTTQARLLRVLQEGTIRPVGSSESRKVNVRIIAATNRDLAKEVRGRTLPTGSVLPPERVQHRDPAAARASRGHPGVGPALPPQARPAPRPRQASRRARDPRGADRLPLAGKRARAREHRRTSVGALPGRHHHGRPLASDATRERGQPGPACQRLAHFAAAGRRPRRVHAGLPGASAGRGRGQRRRGRPPVGHGRLELPPPGQARAGKPRRRRRRLSQAAFPHSLGAQRVRRRRTASCLSWQTRASVTPRRWPISRSVSSSPQVRSTMV
- a CDS encoding response regulator, whose protein sequence is MDTIALAEAPETTGRPSIQLRMLLLSEVPLPLPADSAAPDKARDLDEALLLLGQNPYDAVIVDVSRGDRLSDLTAINQRAPHAALVALTPSGSPERCFEAWRHGAQECLPATAAGVLELQRAARRALERKWLNSFVEERVGLLESAFQSVSPGIAVLSADGNLVLANCSWRAFAQQTDDALSSLDVGASVLDALDGCDELSAHELSAGIRLVLSGCLPTIRAEVIRVFDGASRCFLIQIDPMPERQGVVVTQTDITDRKLTEEALRRSEVDHRRLLEDLPQGVAVERDGVFLWVNRAALKIMGYDAPEQLVGRRLESVVHPEDARSLNDPGPRDIRLIKADGSLALVETRSLRVLFDGAPAVMIIGTDVGEHRALTARMMEVDRMSSAGLLAAALGHEIKNPMAFVSANVDIALREAAEALRAYEQAPARPEALCDMVAALREIRGALQDARQGARRVEAVVEDLKAFSRPEQRQDAAVPIERVLDAAVNMTKNELRHRARLTKTYAAVPAVRASEAQLGQVFLNLLTNAADAIPVGDAAHNEIELRLFSKDGRVVVEVRDTGAGIAPKDLSRVFDAFFTTKPVGQGTGLGLAICRNIVQAMGGSIAVESELGAGTTVRISLLPAAEEESPASHTSTISPLKPLDDALRVLVVDDEPLIGRAVARCLGKHNQVRWVSSGREALEVLDTEHFDVVFLDVMMPDMTGIDLYEQLSARAPEIVPRIVFVTGGAFTASARLFLERVPNRQVGKPFEARHLRAVAQEVAALAGNGQIDRRRSC
- a CDS encoding protein kinase; amino-acid sequence: MQSPISIESVAVEPAPSARSLDASGRVDRYLLQRLLARGGGADVYVATHAYTGMQVALKVPREGSPVIRARFEREIQALARVHGPGVVEMLDAGEADGRQFIVFRALEGRTLSGLLAARGQLSVADTLEVGVALAQALRRCHDAGVIHRDVKPSNVFVGPGPGEQVTLLDFGIAKLGDLPKSAEKLTREHTLLGTPEYMAPECLLSSPEVDERADVYGLGVTLYECLTGKVPHEGGYADVLLKHSTSAPAPVEAVRPDVPPALAAVVARCLERVPEDRFQSMGELADALAACVSAPGHTIDLFGREGTGVDHVAQTLADSPIAKTSDPEPRQFRRKHPRAPYITLARITTSSGERVDGRIEEVSEGGLQFVGDRGIAVGQLAKIRFSLPATGLVCEVSAIARWNRTVRGNNATGFEFMEITDAARSEIRQYVSIMCPGG